In Gossypium hirsutum isolate 1008001.06 chromosome A10, Gossypium_hirsutum_v2.1, whole genome shotgun sequence, the DNA window ACGAGTTTTAGCAAGATCCTTAGCTTGCAATTGCTGTTGCTCTCATTCTTTTCTTTcgtattaaattatttatttatttaaattttctgcTATAAAAACAAACTCTCCATTTCAATTTTCATGTTGGAGTTTTAAATTTGCATCCATTAATCAAATCTTGATAAAAAATGATCAGTTCAGTCTCATTTGCTGCCTCTTTAGCTCCATACCATCATACAAAAAGCTCAAATCCCTATCACCATCTCCTCATTTCCCCAAAACCAATTCAACATAAACCTTCCCTCCATAAATTTCACGGCGGAAAAGCTTGCTGCTACAGCAATTTCCGTTCACAGTATTCGAAGCCGCCTTTGGTTCCGGCGAGTTACACTTCGCCGCAAAGGGGGCTGTTAGTGCCGCCGGATGCTAAGAACAAGGGTTCGGGTTCAGGAGAGGAGGATTCGATAGGAGCCTTGGAAACGGTTCTCAAGCTTTACTCGGCGATTAAGAACCAAAATGTACGGGAATTATCTGAAATCATTGACGATGAATGCCAATGCATCTGCAATTTCTTCTCTTATTTCCAACCTTTACAAGGAAAAAAGGTACACTGCAAATTACATATATAGGGTTAATTATATCAGGCTCCCCAAACTATAGTTGAGATTCAAAATTAATCTCCAAACTTCaatacattttaattaaatcCTAAAAATATTAGTATTATATCAAATAGGGGCATGGCGGGGGCAAGCACTATGGCTCACCAAAATGGTAAATCTACCATTTAACCGcttcaaaatttatgaaaatgcaaattaatatagtagtaaaattatacttttaacttcctaaaaatattaaaacattataGACCGTCCAAAGCAATTTTTGGAATAAGCCTGCTAAATTTTAGCGACGCTGGATTCAAGTTGTCCATGTTGTAGGTATATTGTGCTTAATATTTTatcttcattttttaaaaatattccatGTTAGATCTGAAGCAAGATTTAACGCTTGAGCAGACATTTGGCTAGTAGAATGACACAATTGATATGAATTAGAACATCTTACTTTGGTTGAGGCCTTCAAATTTTTGAGATACTAGATTCGATTCCcagttttctcttttttctttgtaAATGTGCGAATTATCCCTCATATTTATTTTGATTGGTTAGTTAGTTGCTGAGTTAGTCTTTCAAGTAAGAGCTTGTAATAATTGATTCTATTGGAATTTATAGTAACTTTCAAAAAAAGTTTTAAGGACCAATTCAAAATCTAGATTACAGTTTAGGATGTCTAGTGCAATTAACCCATATATGTGTTAATGGAGAGAGCAAACATTTGCTTTCGTTCATTGCATTCTTTGATATGGACATGTTATAATTTAATGGTCTTTTCATGTTGGCAGCAAGTAGTCGATTT includes these proteins:
- the LOC107925274 gene encoding uncharacterized protein; translated protein: MISSVSFAASLAPYHHTKSSNPYHHLLISPKPIQHKPSLHKFHGGKACCYSNFRSQYSKPPLVPASYTSPQRGLLVPPDAKNKGSGSGEEDSIGALETVLKLYSAIKNQNVRELSEIIDDECQCICNFFSYFQPLQGKKQVVDFFTSLIKHMGNHIEFVVQPTLTEGMIVGINWRLEWNKAHVPLGQGFSFYTCHVYHGKVMIRNVEMFMEPLLHVEPLRLKIIGYLTTIMDNISAEVSSKAWKKKVISAVLALMFIATILLFSMY